The sequence CGGCGGGAGAGGAACCCCATGTCCTCATCGGTAGGGAATACGATTTTCATGCTGCTTTCTCCTCCAGGTAGTTTTTGACGGCTTCGTCGGCAGTTTCGCCGTGTTTTTCGCGGATCTTCTTGACGGTGATGCCGGCGCGGTCGACCGCCTCTTTCATATGCGTTCCGATCATGCGTACGAGCATCATCTCGACGCCGGCGAGGTTGGAGAGGCTCTTGCCGTGCCCCTTGATATGTTCCTCGTCTTCGGGGTGGTGATGCCCGTGGTGGCCGCCGTGCTCTTCATGGTCATGGTGGTCGAGATGATCGTCATGGGCATGCCCGCTCTGCGGCGCTTCGACGATCCGCTCAAATACGGTGTCGTCGAAAAGAGCGTAGTAGGGGGCCTGCCCCGTCCGTTTGACGATTTTGAGGTTTTCACCCTCTACGGGGACTGCGATTTTCATTTTTCATCCTTTAACGGTGCGTTTTTGGTCGTATCGGAAGCGGCGAGCGCGACGATGCCCCCTTTGAGCACCTGCACGTTCTTGATTCCGATCATCTTCAGCCCCATGGCCGCCATCGTCGCTCTACTTCCGGAGTAGCAGACGATGACGATCGGGCGGTCAGTGGGGAGGGCGTCGAGGTTCGGTTTTTCGAACAGATGCTCGACGGGGACGTGTCTGGAGCCTGCACCGCCCAGACCGACGACGGAGGCTTCCCCGTCGGTCCGGATGTCGAGCAGGAGCATCGGTTTGGCTTCGCGCAGCATCTTCATGACGTCGTCGGCTTTGACGAAGAGCGTCGATTCTGCACACGCCTTTTGGGTCATATGGGAGAAGAAGCCGTTGAACTCTGCGGCCTTGGCAGTGTCATAGGCAAAGGCCGAAGTGGTCAGTGCCGCAGCTGCGATCAGGGTCAATATGGATTTATTCATTTACACCACCTTATAAAAAAGATCTGACAGCATTATAATACCTGACGATTAAACCAAAATAAAAATATAGTTTTATCGTCATTTGAGAGTGGTTTTCAATTGGATGAGACGATTTCGTATGGTGCGGTATCAGCGGTAGTAGGCGGAAAAGAGCGTGTAGAGTTCGGGGTAGTGCTGCTCGAAAGCGTCGGGCTGCATAAAGTAGCGTTCGGAAGCGACGGCAAAAAACTCGGCCATGTCCGTGGCCGCGTAGGTGCCGAGGAGCTGCTGCTTTTCGTTCAGATGGCCGTGGTCGGCGGCGTTCCTGAGGTGACTGAACTCCCGGGTCAGATGATGCTCCCATTGGGGGGCGAGCTCCTTTGGGAGCAGCGGAAGCCCGTCGGTCAGCCCGTCCTCGAAGTCCAGGAGATGGGCGAATTCGTGAATGACGACGTTGTATTCGGAGGGGTGGTAGGCCTCGGCTTCCACGTCGGGCCAGGCGAAGACGACGGTGTCGTGGGAGGATTGCCCGTCCAGCACCGAGCGCTGTTCGGAGACGATTCCGCCGTGTTCGTGAAACTCGTCGACGAGGAAACCGTCCGCGTAGATGATGATGCCGCCCAGTGTCGGGTAGTCGTAGGATTCGGGGCGGTGGCGCACCATCATGCAGGCGTAGAAGGCGATGAGGACTTTCATCTCCTCCGTGACCTCGATCCCGACCCCGCTGAAGGGCTTCGTGTGGACAAAGCGCAGGACGGCGCGTTCGATCTTCCGGCGGGCTTCATTTTCCAGCTGCGGGTAGTGGAGCGTCCGCTCCAGGTAACGTCGCCACTGTTCGGGAAAAGGCATGGTACGCAGGGTTTCCAGTAGCCTGCTTTGCCGGCGGCTTCGATAAAAGGAGATGAAGGCCCAGATCAGAAAAAGTAAAAAAAAGATGGATAAAAGCGCGAGAGGATACGTCATGGTATGCGCCCATTCGTTGGAGCAAACGGCCAACACTCCAGGGAGGCCGTCTGATAGTGCAATCTTAACACAGCTTGCTTAGGCAGGTCTGAGGGGTACAGGCCCTCTGCGGACGGCTTAAGCATCGGCGGGAGAACGCAGGTCGATGAGGCGCGCATCCGGGATCTGCTTTTGGATGATCCAGCCGGCGAGGTCGAACCATGCCACCCCGCTGGCGAGGATCTCCGAATCGGCGGTGACGGCGACGCCGCCGCACCGTTTCACCTTGGCATCGACCTCGTCGGCCGTGAGCGCCTCCATCGGGACCGAGAGCCTGCGCGCGGTACCGTTGACGAGGGCGGCCACTCTTCCGCTGTTGGAAACGGGTCGGTCGAAGAGCCATTGCGCTTCGGCGATCCCGGCCTTTTTGAGCGAAGTTGCGGCGAGAACGATGGCATCCTCGGTCTCGGCCCGCAGGGCATAAGAGCCGTGGATATTGGCGATATCGCGGTAACAGCCGTCCGTCCCGATGAGGATGATGCCGCCGCCCAGCGCCGTTTCGAGGGTGATGAGCAGGTTGAAGCCGTCGATGCAGAGTGTTTTGCCCCGCAGCGCCCCGAACGCCAAGGGGGTGTTACGCACCGCGCCGTCACCGGCGGTGTGCACGATGGCGAGCCGTTCGCGCTCGACGAGCTGGAAATGGTTGCCGACCAGCGTCAGGGCGGCCTTGGTGCTGTAGCCGCGCCGCAGCAGCCACGAGAGGTCGCCGACCGCCTGCCGCAGCACGGCAAGCCGCTCCGGATCGAAAAAGAGGGTGTCTTCGGGGGCCAATCCACGATGTTTGCGCATATAAGGGTACCTCTGGAAACCCTATATTGTACTATACTATCCGTATGAAACTGACCTTCCTTGGAACGAGCGCGGGGAAACCGACGAAGGAGCGCAACGTCACGGCGCTGGCGCTTCAGATGGAGCAGGACCCGCAGTGGTACCTCTTCGACTGCGGGGAGGGGACGCAGCACCAGCTGCTGCGTACGCACCCCTCCGTCGGAAAACTGGCCGCGATTTTCATCACCCACATGCACGGCGACCATATCTTCGGGCTGCCGGGGCTGCTGGCCTCAAAACGGATGGACCGGGCCTTCCGGCCGCTGCGGATCTACGGCCCCAGGGGAATTGCCGCGTTCATCAACTGCTTCATGCAGACCGATGCCGACTACCTGGGGTACGATCTGCAGATCATCGAGTACGCTGCGGGGGAACAGTTTGTCTTTGACCGCTTCCGCGTCACCGTTTTGCCGCTGGTGCACTCCATCGAGAGCCATGCCTTCCTGATCAAGGAGAACGACACCGCCAACCGGCTCGACGAGGCGAAGCTGCGCCGTGACGGGCTGGAACCTTCATCGCTTTACGGCGAGCTGAAAAGGGGTCTGACCGTCACCCATGCGGGGCGGGTCTACGAACCGCAGGCGTACATGCTGCAGCCGGTGCGTGGACGTTCACTCCTTATCGCCGGCGATAATGCGGAGCCTGCCGTGCTGGGCGCGGCACTGGAGGGGCTCGACCTTCTGGTGCACGAATGCACCTATACCCAGGAGATCTACGACAGCCTCGTCGAAAAACAGCTGCACACGACGGCCCGCGATCTGGGCCGTGCCGTAGGGGCTGCCGGCGTCGGCGCGCTCATCGCGACGCACATCAGTCCCCGCT is a genomic window of Sulfurimonas sp. HSL1-2 containing:
- a CDS encoding NifB/NifX family molybdenum-iron cluster-binding protein, which produces MKIAVPVEGENLKIVKRTGQAPYYALFDDTVFERIVEAPQSGHAHDDHLDHHDHEEHGGHHGHHHPEDEEHIKGHGKSLSNLAGVEMMLVRMIGTHMKEAVDRAGITVKKIREKHGETADEAVKNYLEEKAA
- a CDS encoding rhodanese-like domain-containing protein; this translates as MNKSILTLIAAAALTTSAFAYDTAKAAEFNGFFSHMTQKACAESTLFVKADDVMKMLREAKPMLLLDIRTDGEASVVGLGGAGSRHVPVEHLFEKPNLDALPTDRPIVIVCYSGSRATMAAMGLKMIGIKNVQVLKGGIVALAASDTTKNAPLKDEK
- a CDS encoding M90 family metallopeptidase, whose translation is MTYPLALLSIFFLLFLIWAFISFYRSRRQSRLLETLRTMPFPEQWRRYLERTLHYPQLENEARRKIERAVLRFVHTKPFSGVGIEVTEEMKVLIAFYACMMVRHRPESYDYPTLGGIIIYADGFLVDEFHEHGGIVSEQRSVLDGQSSHDTVVFAWPDVEAEAYHPSEYNVVIHEFAHLLDFEDGLTDGLPLLPKELAPQWEHHLTREFSHLRNAADHGHLNEKQQLLGTYAATDMAEFFAVASERYFMQPDAFEQHYPELYTLFSAYYR
- a CDS encoding DUF434 domain-containing protein, translated to MRKHRGLAPEDTLFFDPERLAVLRQAVGDLSWLLRRGYSTKAALTLVGNHFQLVERERLAIVHTAGDGAVRNTPLAFGALRGKTLCIDGFNLLITLETALGGGIILIGTDGCYRDIANIHGSYALRAETEDAIVLAATSLKKAGIAEAQWLFDRPVSNSGRVAALVNGTARRLSVPMEALTADEVDAKVKRCGGVAVTADSEILASGVAWFDLAGWIIQKQIPDARLIDLRSPADA
- a CDS encoding MBL fold metallo-hydrolase, with the translated sequence MKLTFLGTSAGKPTKERNVTALALQMEQDPQWYLFDCGEGTQHQLLRTHPSVGKLAAIFITHMHGDHIFGLPGLLASKRMDRAFRPLRIYGPRGIAAFINCFMQTDADYLGYDLQIIEYAAGEQFVFDRFRVTVLPLVHSIESHAFLIKENDTANRLDEAKLRRDGLEPSSLYGELKRGLTVTHAGRVYEPQAYMLQPVRGRSLLIAGDNAEPAVLGAALEGLDLLVHECTYTQEIYDSLVEKQLHTTARDLGRAVGAAGVGALIATHISPRFGRGGPHELTEIEQEIRSAYGGPLFIAEDFDVFRLGRDRKIERE